The DNA region AACCTTGTCTATCTTAATAGGTTTATTCGTAGCTTCGATATTGCCCTTTGGTTATCAAAAAATATTTGAAGCAATCCTCTGACCCTTTTTGTAGTAATTTGGTAGATGGTTAATACCCTTATGTGAATAAGGATCAAAACTAGGGAGCTGGCTTGATTGTTAAAAGAAGAATTACAGAAACGAGCATTATCGATAATTCCAATTTCTGTAAATTTCCAACCTGTCATAGAGGAATATACTGAGGGAGAGGCCATGTTTTCATGGACAAACGAAGAAAAAGATGAAGATATTACGATAAATCTGGACATTAACGGTAATTTGCTTAGTTTATCGATTGATAAGAACGACAAAACTCGGGATATAATTCCTTTAAACTTCGAGGAGAGTAAAGAACGAGCAGAGCGGTTTTTACTTAGTCATTATCCGAATGCATTAAATGATTTAACCCTCTACAAATCTAAAAAACTTACATGTGTACACCGTTTTTATTATGAACAAATTGTCATGGACTTACCATTAGAGAATGCTGGATGTTATATCGATATTGACCCTTTGGGGGAAATTGTTGGGTTTACATACCAAGGTGTGAAACGGAACCCAGAAATACCAGCCATGCTGATTTCAAAAGAAAAACTGATTGAACACGTACTAAATAGAGTGGATTTTCAGCTATTGATTACATATTTGTATTCCGATATTCATAATGTTGCGGAAGATGGACTCCATCTTGTGTACGACCTTGATCCATATTTCATGGAATATAAAGCAGACGTTTTGGAACCAACGTTAACAATTATACATGAAGAAGATTCTACACAATCGTATGTCACCCTTGCCCCTCCTACTAGTACGATTATACGCAAATATTTATCTAATGAAGAAATCATTGGTATTACTGAACAGATGGAGGTTATTCGTGAAGTAGATATGGGAGAAGAGATTGGCATCGTGTGGCGTGAACGGGACTGGGAGATGAAGGAAGAGGATTTATCCATAAACGGCTTTTTTACTAGACAAACAGAAGATACTGTTAAAGCCTTCATTTCTAAGAAAACAGGTAAAGTCAGAAGTTATATTTGGTTTAAGGAACGAAGTGGCGACCTTCAACTAAATCGCAAAGAATGTTATCAGAAGGCAATTGATTTTCTGCAAATGCTTGATCCAAATTATTATCAGTATCTTCAACTGATTGTTTGGGTAGATGAGGAGGAAGAGGATGAGACTAGAATGAAAGAATCATTCACATTCCACCTGCATAACGGTCAGGACATACCAGTTCAGTTAGCATTAGTAATGGTTGTTGTTAATCCTAAAACAGGGGAAATTGATCATTATTCTGGACCAAGTTTTGACTTGGAACAACTAAGCCAAATTTCCGCTAAACCAGCTATTTCTAAAAAAGAAGCAAGGGAAATATTTAGCAATCATCTGGATTTTGAACTAGCGTGGAGCAAAAATTATGATAGTGAAACGGACTCCTATTCCCTTGTTTATAAAGCGTGTGATCGTTTTTCTAGAAACCCAATCCGATACATTGATGCCATGAATGGTTCAGTTATTATAAATAAAGAATAACATGTTGAACTTTTGATGTTCTTAGTTTAAGATATATAGAAATATTCTAAAATTAAATATTCAAGTAATGATAGGAATTAGTAGTATCTTATCTCCCTGTTTTTAGAGAGCTGATGGTTGGTGGAAATCAGTACATAGATAAGTGCGAATTACTCCCTTGAACTTTCTTTGCGAAAAATGAGTAGTAAAGAACGGACGAACCGTTATTCGATTGAGTGGAAGAGAAATCTTCAACAAGGGTGGTACCGCGTTAACCACGTCCCTTTTTTAGGGGCGTGGTTTTTATTTTTTTAAAAAGAAGGGGGAGAAGGTTTGGGACAATTTTTAGAACAACTATCAAATGAACAATTAGCTGAAGTAAAGAGGCAATTCGATATTTATAGCAATGGCGTAAAAGAGATAATTCCCGAAAGTGAACTGAAGAATAAGATTGCAAAATCATTGGTAACAAACCGTCCGCTAAAAATAAAGTTAGGACTAGATCCATCTGCTCCAGACGTTCATTTAGGGCATACAGTGGTCTTAAACAAACTGAAACAGTTTCAAGAGAATGGTCACACGATCCAGCTTATTATTGGAGATTTTACAGGAAAAATTGGTGACCCTACAGGAAAATCAGCAGTAAGAAAGCAGCTGACAACTGAAGAAGTAACTCAAAATGCAAAAACATACTTTGAACAATTCAGTAAAGTGTTAGATATGGAAAAGGTTGAGTTGCATTATAACTCGAAATGGCTAAGCAAGCTTGCGCTTGAAGACATGATTCATTTATCTTCAAGTATTACGGTCGCGCGGTTACTTGAAAGAAATGATTTTTCAGAGAGGCTAGCAACAGGAAAGCCGATATCTTTACATGAATTTTTCTACCCGTTAATGCAAGGATATGATTCTGTTGAACTTGAAAGTGATATCGAACTTGGTGGAACCGACCAACATTTCAATGTCTTAATGGGTCGACACCTACAAGAACATTACGGAAAAGAAAAACAAATCGTGATTCTATTGCCATTACTTGAGGGTCTTGATGGAGTAGAAAAGATGTCAAAATCAAAAAACAATTACATTGGTGTAGATGAGGATCAACATTCAATGTACGGCAAAACAATGTCTATACCTGATGAATTAATTTCAAAGTATTTTGATCTTGTTACGGATTTGCCGGTGGACCAGAAGAATCAAATTAAAGAAGATCTCGAACAAGGAAAACTTCATCCTAGAGACGCCAAAATGTTCTTAGCCCGAACGATTGTAAGAATCTATCATGATGTTGATGAGGCTGAGAAGGCAGAAGCAGCTTTTAAAGCAGTATTTCAAAGAGGTTCACTGCCTGATGATATTCCTGTAATAAAATGGCAAGGGGACAGAGAAGTTCCATTAGTCGA from Neobacillus sp. FSL H8-0543 includes:
- a CDS encoding YcdB/YcdC domain-containing protein, whose amino-acid sequence is MLKEELQKRALSIIPISVNFQPVIEEYTEGEAMFSWTNEEKDEDITINLDINGNLLSLSIDKNDKTRDIIPLNFEESKERAERFLLSHYPNALNDLTLYKSKKLTCVHRFYYEQIVMDLPLENAGCYIDIDPLGEIVGFTYQGVKRNPEIPAMLISKEKLIEHVLNRVDFQLLITYLYSDIHNVAEDGLHLVYDLDPYFMEYKADVLEPTLTIIHEEDSTQSYVTLAPPTSTIIRKYLSNEEIIGITEQMEVIREVDMGEEIGIVWRERDWEMKEEDLSINGFFTRQTEDTVKAFISKKTGKVRSYIWFKERSGDLQLNRKECYQKAIDFLQMLDPNYYQYLQLIVWVDEEEEDETRMKESFTFHLHNGQDIPVQLALVMVVVNPKTGEIDHYSGPSFDLEQLSQISAKPAISKKEAREIFSNHLDFELAWSKNYDSETDSYSLVYKACDRFSRNPIRYIDAMNGSVIINKE
- the tyrS gene encoding tyrosine--tRNA ligase; translation: MGQFLEQLSNEQLAEVKRQFDIYSNGVKEIIPESELKNKIAKSLVTNRPLKIKLGLDPSAPDVHLGHTVVLNKLKQFQENGHTIQLIIGDFTGKIGDPTGKSAVRKQLTTEEVTQNAKTYFEQFSKVLDMEKVELHYNSKWLSKLALEDMIHLSSSITVARLLERNDFSERLATGKPISLHEFFYPLMQGYDSVELESDIELGGTDQHFNVLMGRHLQEHYGKEKQIVILLPLLEGLDGVEKMSKSKNNYIGVDEDQHSMYGKTMSIPDELISKYFDLVTDLPVDQKNQIKEDLEQGKLHPRDAKMFLARTIVRIYHDVDEAEKAEAAFKAVFQRGSLPDDIPVIKWQGDREVPLVDLLVELKLQKSKTEARKMIQNGGIRINEVKVNDIHLHVNMMDEPIIQVGKRKFVRVEIK